One region of Bacillus pumilus genomic DNA includes:
- the queA gene encoding tRNA preQ1(34) S-adenosylmethionine ribosyltransferase-isomerase QueA, producing MKLELFDFDLPERLIAQVPLEKRDASRLMVLNKQTGAIKHDTFSQITDYFQTGDCLVLNNTRVLPARLFGMKEDTGAKVELLLLKQEEGDKWETLVKPAKRVKKGTVITFGDGRLQAVCTEELEHGGRKVEFQYTGIFYEVLESLGEMPLPPYIKEQLDDRERYQTVYSKEVGSAAAPTAGLHFTNELLDALKEKGVHIAFITLHVGLGTFRPVSADRIEEHEMHAEFYEMNEETAAELNRVRKEGGRIISVGTTSTRTLETIASAHDGEFKASSGWTSIFIYPGYTFKAIDGMITNFHLPKSSLIMLVSALAGREHVLKAYNEAVKEEYRFFSFGDAMLIQ from the coding sequence ATGAAGCTAGAACTATTTGATTTTGATTTACCAGAAAGATTGATTGCACAAGTACCGCTTGAAAAACGAGACGCATCAAGACTGATGGTCTTAAATAAACAAACGGGGGCAATCAAACACGATACATTCTCACAAATCACCGATTATTTTCAAACGGGTGATTGTCTCGTTTTAAATAATACGCGCGTTCTCCCGGCACGTTTGTTTGGAATGAAAGAGGATACAGGTGCAAAAGTTGAACTTCTTCTCTTAAAACAAGAGGAAGGCGACAAATGGGAGACACTTGTAAAACCAGCCAAACGGGTGAAAAAAGGAACAGTGATCACATTTGGTGATGGACGGCTTCAAGCGGTATGTACAGAAGAATTAGAACATGGCGGAAGAAAAGTTGAGTTTCAGTATACCGGCATTTTTTATGAAGTACTTGAATCCCTTGGTGAAATGCCGCTGCCTCCTTATATTAAAGAGCAGCTTGACGATCGTGAACGTTATCAAACGGTGTATTCGAAAGAGGTCGGCTCCGCTGCTGCTCCGACTGCTGGTCTTCACTTTACAAACGAGCTGCTGGATGCGCTGAAAGAAAAGGGTGTGCACATCGCATTCATTACACTGCACGTGGGGCTTGGTACTTTTCGTCCGGTCAGTGCAGATCGTATTGAAGAACACGAAATGCACGCGGAATTTTACGAAATGAATGAAGAAACAGCGGCAGAGCTTAATCGCGTTCGCAAAGAAGGCGGGCGGATTATTTCAGTGGGGACAACGTCAACGAGAACGCTAGAAACCATTGCAAGTGCGCATGACGGTGAATTCAAAGCGTCAAGCGGCTGGACGTCAATCTTTATTTACCCCGGCTACACATTCAAGGCAATTGATGGCATGATCACGAATTTCCATCTGCCAAAATCCTCGTTAATCATGCTTGTCAGCGCATTAGCTGGACGAGAGCATGTCCTAAAAGCGTACAATGAGGCTGTAAAAGAGGAATACCGATTCTTCAGCTTTGGCGATGCCATGCTGATTCAATAA
- the ruvA gene encoding Holliday junction branch migration protein RuvA has translation MIEFVKGTIDYVCPQYVVIENGGVGYQVYSPNPFIYQINKHETIYTYHYIKEDAFSLYGFQTREEKALFTKLLNVTGIGPKGALAILASGDPGAVISAIEREDEAFLIKFPGVGKKTARQIILDLKGKLADVVPEMIGNLFNHEDHIQVETQQTALDEAFEALSVLGYGDREIKKVLPLLKEEKNLTTDQYVKKALQKMLK, from the coding sequence GTGATAGAGTTTGTAAAAGGGACCATTGATTATGTGTGCCCGCAATATGTTGTCATAGAAAACGGCGGAGTGGGATATCAAGTCTATAGCCCAAACCCGTTTATCTATCAAATCAATAAACATGAAACGATTTATACGTATCATTACATAAAGGAAGACGCTTTTTCGTTATATGGATTTCAAACACGAGAAGAAAAAGCGCTGTTCACAAAACTGTTAAATGTCACAGGGATTGGGCCGAAGGGGGCTCTAGCGATTCTTGCTTCAGGTGATCCAGGCGCTGTCATTTCAGCGATAGAACGTGAAGATGAAGCGTTCCTGATTAAGTTCCCTGGTGTTGGCAAAAAGACAGCTCGCCAAATCATTCTCGATCTAAAAGGAAAGCTAGCTGATGTTGTGCCTGAAATGATTGGCAATCTATTTAATCACGAGGACCATATTCAGGTCGAAACGCAGCAAACGGCATTAGACGAAGCGTTTGAAGCCTTAAGTGTTCTCGGATACGGTGATCGCGAAATTAAAAAGGTTCTTCCATTATTAAAAGAAGAAAAGAATCTCACAACCGATCAATATGTGAAAAAAGCTTTACAAAAAATGTTGAAATAG
- the ruvB gene encoding Holliday junction branch migration DNA helicase RuvB, with translation MDERLVSTEADNHESAIEQSLRPQTLSQYIGQQKVKDNLSVFIEAARMRQETLDHVLLYGPPGLGKTTLASIIANEMNVQLRTTSGPAIERPGDLAAILTSLEPGDVLFIDEIHRLQRSIEEVLYPAMEDFCLDIVIGKGDTARSVRLDLPPFTLVGATTRVGLLTAPLRDRFGVHARLEYYEQRDLAHIVSRTAELFEIGIDLRSAEEIARRSRGTPRVANRLLRRVRDFAQVLGNHAITEDIAEDALERLQVDKLGLDHIDHKLLLSMIEKFRGGPVGLDTISATIGEESHTIEDVYEPYLLQIGFLQRTPRGRVVTREAYEHFQMEVPIRD, from the coding sequence ATGGATGAACGGCTCGTCTCAACTGAAGCAGACAACCATGAATCAGCCATTGAGCAAAGTCTGCGGCCTCAGACACTTAGCCAATATATCGGTCAGCAAAAAGTAAAGGATAACCTCAGCGTGTTTATTGAAGCTGCCCGTATGAGGCAGGAAACACTCGATCATGTCCTTTTATACGGACCGCCCGGACTCGGGAAAACAACGCTCGCGTCGATTATTGCCAATGAAATGAATGTTCAGCTGCGTACAACATCTGGACCAGCGATTGAACGTCCTGGTGATTTGGCGGCGATTTTAACGTCTCTTGAGCCAGGTGATGTGTTGTTTATAGATGAAATTCATCGCTTGCAGCGCTCAATTGAGGAAGTGCTTTATCCAGCAATGGAGGATTTTTGTTTAGATATCGTCATTGGCAAAGGAGATACAGCGCGCTCTGTACGGCTTGATTTACCGCCATTTACACTTGTAGGTGCCACGACCCGCGTCGGGCTTTTAACAGCGCCGCTTCGTGACAGGTTTGGGGTACATGCAAGATTGGAATACTATGAGCAAAGAGATTTGGCTCACATTGTTTCAAGAACAGCCGAGCTGTTCGAGATTGGGATCGATCTTCGCTCAGCCGAAGAGATTGCAAGACGTTCCCGCGGTACGCCGAGGGTTGCCAATCGTCTACTCAGAAGAGTAAGAGATTTTGCGCAGGTGCTTGGGAATCACGCGATTACCGAGGACATTGCGGAAGATGCCCTTGAGCGCCTTCAAGTCGACAAGCTTGGTCTTGATCATATCGACCATAAGCTGCTTTTAAGTATGATTGAAAAATTTAGAGGCGGGCCTGTTGGGCTTGATACGATCTCAGCGACAATTGGAGAAGAATCACATACGATTGAAGATGTGTACGAACCGTATTTACTGCAAATTGGTTTCCTGCAAAGAACACCAAGAGGACGGGTCGTCACAAGAGAAGCGTATGAACATTTTCAAATGGAGGTTCCGATTCGTGACTGA
- a CDS encoding intercompartmental signaling factor BofC — MKCFVTGLIMTSVLFFATDMEGKEHLQKQSNSITVQLEKVYLDGDVSIERHRASLEDKDTFWSQYKGWTLVEQKEDFALFRKQIDDISPLSKANGYIGLSEDGVISTFHGRPDGWAEPIHLFFQIDTSRLESHVEEQLEQGIPFRTKDEFEHVLEVMKPYRNEISF, encoded by the coding sequence ATGAAATGTTTCGTTACAGGACTTATCATGACAAGTGTGCTTTTTTTCGCTACGGATATGGAAGGAAAAGAACACTTGCAAAAGCAGTCAAACTCGATCACCGTGCAGCTAGAAAAAGTCTATCTAGACGGAGATGTGAGTATTGAAAGACACCGGGCATCATTAGAAGACAAAGACACATTCTGGTCGCAGTATAAAGGCTGGACGCTAGTAGAGCAGAAAGAGGATTTTGCGCTTTTTAGAAAGCAAATTGATGATATCTCTCCATTAAGTAAAGCAAATGGATATATCGGATTATCAGAGGACGGTGTGATTTCTACGTTTCATGGAAGGCCTGACGGCTGGGCGGAGCCCATTCATCTCTTTTTTCAAATTGATACGTCCCGTTTAGAAAGTCATGTGGAGGAGCAGCTTGAGCAAGGCATTCCTTTTCGAACAAAGGATGAATTTGAGCATGTGCTTGAAGTCATGAAGCCTTACCGAAATGAAATATCGTTTTAA
- a CDS encoding DUF2905 domain-containing protein: MTEFPKILMILGGVLFAAGLGFQLVGKLPGDIFVKKGNVTFFFPVITCIVISIVLTILLNIFGRMK, encoded by the coding sequence GTGACTGAATTCCCTAAAATATTGATGATTTTAGGTGGTGTCCTTTTTGCCGCAGGATTAGGTTTTCAATTGGTTGGTAAGCTTCCAGGTGATATTTTTGTAAAAAAAGGAAATGTGACGTTCTTTTTTCCTGTGATCACATGCATTGTCATTAGCATCGTGCTAACCATATTACTGAATATCTTTGGACGGATGAAATAA
- the tgt gene encoding tRNA guanosine(34) transglycosylase Tgt, whose protein sequence is MSQLPIRYEFIKSCKQTGARLGRVHTPHGSFDTPVFMPVGTLATVKTMAPEELKAMEAGIILSNTYHLWLRPGHDIVKEAGGLHKFMNWDRAILTDSGGFQVFSLSEFRKIEEEGVHFRNHLNGDKLFLSPEKAMDIQNALGSDIMMAFDECPPYPAEYDYMKRSVERTSRWAERCLEAHQRPEDQGLFGIIQGGEYEELRKQSAKDLVSLDFPGYAIGGLSVGEPKDVMNRVLEFTTPLLPADKPRYLMGVGSPDSLIDGAIRGVDMFDCVLPTRIARNGTLMTSEGRLVVKNAKYERDFRPIDENCDCYTCKNYTRAYIRHLIKTNETFGIRLTTYHNLHFLLKLMEQVREAIREDRLGDFKEEFFERYGFNEPNAKNF, encoded by the coding sequence TTGTCGCAATTACCGATACGTTATGAGTTTATTAAATCATGCAAACAAACAGGTGCACGACTAGGACGCGTTCATACACCGCACGGCTCCTTTGACACACCTGTATTTATGCCGGTAGGTACACTGGCTACAGTCAAAACGATGGCGCCTGAAGAACTAAAGGCAATGGAAGCAGGCATCATCTTAAGCAATACGTACCACCTATGGCTCCGTCCGGGTCATGACATTGTGAAAGAAGCAGGCGGCCTGCATAAATTTATGAACTGGGATCGAGCGATTTTGACCGACTCAGGCGGATTCCAAGTCTTCTCTTTGAGTGAATTTAGAAAAATTGAAGAAGAAGGCGTCCACTTCCGTAATCACTTAAATGGAGATAAGTTGTTCCTTTCTCCTGAGAAGGCCATGGACATTCAAAATGCGCTTGGCTCTGATATTATGATGGCATTTGATGAATGCCCGCCATATCCAGCAGAATACGATTACATGAAACGTTCTGTAGAGCGGACAAGCAGATGGGCAGAACGCTGTCTAGAAGCACATCAGCGTCCAGAGGATCAAGGGCTGTTTGGAATCATCCAAGGCGGAGAATACGAAGAGCTTCGTAAACAAAGTGCAAAAGATCTCGTGTCACTTGATTTCCCAGGCTACGCCATCGGAGGCTTATCTGTTGGGGAACCAAAAGATGTGATGAACCGTGTACTCGAGTTCACAACGCCATTGTTACCAGCAGACAAGCCAAGGTACTTAATGGGTGTCGGCTCACCAGATTCCTTAATTGACGGCGCCATTCGCGGTGTAGATATGTTTGACTGCGTGCTGCCAACACGAATTGCTAGAAACGGTACGTTGATGACAAGCGAAGGACGTCTAGTTGTGAAAAATGCAAAATATGAGCGTGATTTCAGACCAATCGATGAAAATTGTGACTGCTACACATGTAAAAACTACACACGCGCTTATATTAGACATTTGATCAAAACAAATGAAACGTTCGGAATTCGATTAACAACTTATCATAATCTTCATTTTCTGTTAAAATTAATGGAGCAAGTGAGAGAAGCTATCCGTGAGGATCGTTTAGGTGATTTTAAAGAAGAGTTTTTTGAGCGTTACGGCTTTAACGAACCGAATGCGAAAAACTTTTAA
- the yajC gene encoding preprotein translocase subunit YajC yields MDGGMGSIIMIVVMFAVLYFLLIRPQQKQQKAVRQMQQSLSKGDKIVTIGGLHGEIDYIDESKVVIKTSENNRLTFDRRAIRELADKG; encoded by the coding sequence ATGGATGGTGGTATGGGTTCAATCATTATGATTGTTGTCATGTTTGCTGTGCTTTACTTCTTATTAATCCGTCCACAGCAAAAGCAACAAAAAGCTGTGCGTCAGATGCAGCAATCTTTATCAAAAGGCGATAAAATCGTCACAATCGGTGGTTTACACGGTGAAATCGACTACATTGATGAATCAAAAGTGGTCATCAAAACAAGCGAAAACAACCGTTTAACTTTCGATCGTCGTGCTATTAGAGAATTAGCTGACAAAGGCTAA